In the Pelodiscus sinensis isolate JC-2024 unplaced genomic scaffold, ASM4963464v1 ctg132, whole genome shotgun sequence genome, ATGTGCCCATCCAATGTTGCTACCTTTCCCAATATTATCAATAGCCTCAAAATATTAAATGTTAAAGGCCCATCTTTTGAGATTATATGTTTCCATGAGACTTACTGTTTATTTAAAAGATCACGATAGGTCCCTGATTGCTGTGAAAAACTAGAGCTCTAACCATAAATGCAAAAAGACCTAATATGTAGTATTCATGAACCaatctaattattattattttgtggcTCAACTCAACCTGTCTCTAAGGTACTTCTCCAAGAGGTTCTGAGTGAATAGAAGTCCCTGGAGGGATCATGTTTCCCTTCATGTTTCTTTGTGGTTACAGGGGCAGAGTTGCTTCATAAAAGGGAAGCAGAGAACAAGGCCAATCCCTGGTCCGATGCAGGGACCTTGACATCCAAATGGATTCCCACCACCTCACTGGGTATCTTATGCATCAGTCTGAACCAGTGTCCACCTAATATTTCCATTCTTGCCTTAATCTACTTGTGACTGCCCCCGATCCAAGACCTTGCAATACAAGTGATTTCCAATTTCTTTCCGCACATCTTTAAGGAGCAGGATGTACAGCAGAGGATCCAAGACATTGCCAAGTGTGGTAAGGCACAGCGCTACCtgatggtaaaagaagaggtttgtttcaaagaggcagagtTGGCTGTCTTGATCGTATGGAAGCCTCTCTCTCTGGTATTTGTAGAGGGAGGTCACCTGGTAAGGCACACAGAGCAGGAAGAAGGAGATGATGATGAGGGAAATGAATCCGTAGATTTGCTGCTTTTCCTCCTGATCCAGTGATGGCACCTGCCTGAGCTTGTGCAGGACCCGAAGGTAGAAGAAGCCCATGAAGAAACAAGGTAGGAAAAAGGACAAAGGCATGGTGGCCATCTTAAAATATGCATAGGACCTCCCCAGTGGATAACCCTCATTGCAGCGCTCTGGTTCTAGATTCTTCAGCAGTAGACCAATCCCCACGGAACAGACGCTGAGCACCAGCCCCCAAGCCATGGCACTGACCTTGGTGGCACCACATATTGTGTTTAGCCTCCGGAACTCAAGGGGATGGACCAGGCCTATGTAGCGCTCCATAGCAATGAGGCACAGGAAACCATTCTTGGCATAAAAGTTGGTGATGAAGCCCCAGCTGACTGCCAGGCAGGCCTTGAGCCCCAAAACCCAGTTGTGATCCAAATAGCTGTAGTAGATCCAGAAAGGTAGCATCAAGATCTGCAGTAGGTCAGCGACCACCAGGTTCAACATATAGACAGAGAGGACGATGGACTTCTTTATCTGGGATACCAGGACCCACATTGCCAGGCAGTTCAGTGGCAAGCCAGCCCCCAGTACCACAGAGTAGACAGGGATGAGGAAGTATTTGGTGGTGTTAAAGGCCATTGGGCAGGACACAGAAGATGCCGTGCTATTCATTCTACTCAGCAGAGACAGTGGTTGTTACCAAGGGTGTCAGTTGCTGTCCTGCATGGAGGGGGACACAGACCCCTGTTCTCAGGGTCACCACGTGACCACCAGGGTGGAGGCTACATCCAGTTGTCCAGGGAGACTGCCTCAAAGAGGAACCGTCTCACTTAGCTTACTCCCAAGTTGTACTCCTCAAGGGGtctgtaagagagagagagagagagaacaagggCTGGAGGAAAGCAGCAAGGCAGCCCAAGCATCTGACTCTATCCTTTGTTCCTTGCTCTCTTTATCAAACAACAATGGCTGGGATTCCACTGCCAAGAAACCCTTGTGTTGGGATATGAGTTAGAGAACAAGCCTGAAACTAGGGTTTTTAACTCCTTGTTAGTCATGGGCAGCGAGTAccacaggcaagggaaggcactaCCTTCGCAAAACAGCCTATGCTCTGGCCAGAAAGGGCCATGGTGTGTCTGCTTGGCCAAAAGGTGCTCCCACTGGGTGGGGTCACGCCACCCACTAGGAGGAGGGAAACTGACATTATTGGGTTCTGATAGGAGCATGCAAAACATTATTGCAACCACTTATatatgtttgcaccaaatcttgtaCATAGTAGGAAAAATGAGATGTTTATAGAGAGCTGATGATTTGTTGATTCTGTTTATgctgtttgtgtgcatgtataatttttgtctttgaagttatgagtattggctaTGTTCTTGGCTGTCTTCAACTGTGTGCTTCTGGGAGATTATCACCAGGCTTCACCCACTTGTTGTGAAAGGATTGCTAGTCAAGTGAATCGGAGTATGACTGATAATGGAACTTAAGTGGTGCCAGTCCACATCTGAGGAACTTTGTTGCTGCTGTGAACATTCGGACCAGCAGGTAAGCAATGGCTTCTAAGGACCGAGTCATGCATGAATAAGTGACCTACTCATATGACAAACTCTATTTtggaagtttcagaggggtggccgagttagtctgtaacaggaaaaacttaaacaacaaatagcctgctagcactttaaagcctaagaaaacatgcagatggtatcattagctttcatgggcacagcccatttctggtcatctgaagaagtaggccatggccacgaaagctcatgataccatctacatgttttgttagtctttaaagtgctacaagattatttgttgtttctaTTTTGGAAGGTACTTTCACACAAGGAGAACAATGGAATTCCATCCTCACGGGCACGGGTATAAAGAGGGCCATGGGGGTTCCTCCATCTCTGTCTTCATCTAGTTGTCAGTCATGTCTTTAATCCAGTTCATCACTGCAGGAGCACCTTTGCTATGAATTGAGCTGGGAATGACTGAAGACCCACTGCGTAAGAActcgtggcagtgtagacaggcagcaagtttttgtacaaaagcaggcacttttgcgcaaaatcttgccaatgtagacacagcctaggtataccacatttaccacttctcccttattcacaagactcattaccctatcaaagaaagtcatcaggttggtttgacatgatttgttctttacaaatccaagctggctgttacctatcaccttattatattccaggtgtttgcagatgaattccttaattatttgctccattatctttcctggcacagaagttaaattcaCTGCTTTGTAGTTTCCTgcgttgttcttgtttcccttttcatagatgggcatTTATTTgtcattttccagtcttctggaatctctcctatcttccATGACTTCAAATATGATTCctaaaagctcagatacctcctctatctgctccttgaatattctagggtCCATTTAATCAAGCCccggtgacttgaagacatctaacttttctaagtgatttttaacttctttttttattttatcctataaaccaggggtggccaacccacagctcttcaaaggaaaaattgcagcTCTTGTACCCACGGCTATTCTGAGTTCCCCTGCTCTGAACGTTTTTCCTTGTCTGGTCTGGGCGCCACAATGGAAGCCTTTTTAGGCCACATGCGGGCAGCACTTTTAGGTTACAGGGCAgcactccccgccccctccccccaacaacttctttccctcggctctttgcactgtatctgCCACTATTTTAGCTCTTCGTCtggaacaggttggccacccctgctctaaacctACTTCATTCTGACTActattcactgtgttaggcattctTTCATCAtaagacttcttggtgaagactgaaacaaagatcATTAAGCACCTGTGCCATTTCCAAacttcctgttattgtttctcccttctcaccaagcagtggacctaccctgtcccatgtcttcctcttgcttctaatatatttatatgtCTTGTTCCCCTTTGTCTGTAGctatttgagctcattttgtgcctttgtctttctaatcttgcccctgaattgtttgcttatatttattttttgtaatttgtcctagttatcactttttatatgactcctttttaatttttagatcatgcaagatctcctggttaagccaagactGTCTTTtgtcctattttctatcttttctatgcagcagaatagcttgcttgtggacctttaataatgtccctttgaaaaactgccagctctctgcagttgtttttccccttagtcttgcttcccatgggaccttatctaccaGCTCCCTCTCAGAAGTGCCCCCAGAAACCTGTTATATTAACAGACAAAGGGTCATGGGGATGTTCAGGGACTGGGGGCAGTAACTTGGGGTGatggccttccccagctgggagttTATCCCAGCCCATGTTATTAGTGCAAACACTGCAATAGAGCTGGGTTGTCTGACAGGAATTAGTCACAACTTCCTATCCCCCAGAGAGACCGATTGTGTTCTTAAGCAAGAAaagttccctcccccaccccaagctccCAGCAACCTCGACCCAAATAAGTGATAAGCATGGCTTCCAATTGCATGGTCTCCATTTTGATCAAGCTTTTCCATTGTAACCAGCTGACCTTTACAAAAACAGCTCCCACACCCCCAAGCAGAGCTTCCCACAATTGAAGCGGGAAGAGCTGAAGACTCAGTGAAATCTCTAGGGACTTTGCCACGTAATGAACTTGGAGGCACTTGAAaacttgtgaggagtaagagttCTGGCGCTGATAGGCACCCTCAGTATTCAATTTAGTAGGTCCTTATTAGgactgctaaattgaaccccgaaAGATCAATCATCGTAGTGTCAATCTTGAGGCAAGTGGCCTCAGAGAGAAAAGATTCATCCAAGTCATAGGCTCTGCTCTAGGGAACGTGAGTTCTAACAGATCACACCTAGGTAAAATCCATCAGGACAAATGCGGGACAGTAGGCTAGGTCCCGAACAATGGAGACACCAGGCTGGACTAAAATCAAGGCAGCTAGGTATGGGCTCCAGGAACTGCACCAAGCATTTGTTAAACATGTTGTAATTCACTCCCTCAAGTCCTGTTTCCAGCCCTCTTCAGCTTTGGCCTTCTTCACCATTGCCTTGCCCTCCTTTCATGATTTGCAGCCgtgcaaaagagcatcttttGGATTCAGTAGCATTTCAGCCAGTTTGAATGGGTATTAATTGATGTGCAAGGCTTCTTACATATAAAGCACTTCTTGCTGTTGAGCAAACCACACCACAGTGAAGCTGAAGTACACACTCTGACTTATTGCTGCACCATCGTTTCTAAGCCAGGGCCATTGAGTCTGAGCATAAGAGAGGCAGGCTTGACACATGATTATGAATGTAAAGAAAGGACCAGGAAATTCAAACACAGGAAACTGCACCTGAACCACAACTGGGAGACCGCAAAAGGGGTCATGTTACACAATAATCCAAACTGCCCCAGAAACTATCAACTCGTCTGTCTGATGCAGGTACAGTTTAGATCCcagggctgggattttcaaagagcctaaggtaccgtattttctggcATATAAGGCAACTGGGCGTATAacacgaccccctaattttctagttaaaagataggttttcgtcttatactcgccgtgtaagactaccccccccccccccaagaggctaaccggcagcgcccctccgcctccctggctttgctcccggtgtccctggtctgctggagacggtccccagcagaccagaggcaccgggagcaaagccgcagcagcggaagggtcccgcgcctctgaggctttgccagagcaaagcctcagaggcacgggaccccgccgctgctgcggctttgctcccggtgcctctggtctgctggggaccgtctccagcagaccagggacactgggagcaaagcctctgaggacgccggcagcgggacagccgcggcgcgcctgggctgccccgctgccagcttcccccgaggcttcgcaaagccgcggaggggctcgggcagcagggcagcccaggtgcgcctgggctgccccgctgctggatcccctctgcggctttgctccgcgtcttcctggtctgcagaccagggagacgcagagcagcttttcttgccccggagtacacgggcagcgggaccgtgaggtcccgcagtctgtatcctccggggcgagaaaagccccgttcctacctgcaagtcggggactgcctgtatactcggcgtataagacgacccccgatttttgggggatgttttttagcataaaaagtcgtcttatacgccagaaaatacggtattcGGCCTTTCCAAGTCCATTGACAATGAGAGTTGGGTGCTTAACTCCCCAAGGGCTGGGCTACACATAAACTTGCACGGAAATATCTAAATCACTTTTAATCCCCAACTTTTGTTGTTTCCCTGTGAGTGGATACTCATAAGGGTTGAAGCATGCCCTCTGGCAGTCTAACACAAATAGATTTTTATTCTAAAATATGAGTGTCCATGCACAGACTTGAACTGAAATAGCAAAGCGGGAGATTAAAATTTCTTTAATCATTTTAATGAATCTTTATGTGTAGGAATCAGCTCCAGCATCACGTGAGAAACACTGTATAGGTACCATGTCTGGGTGTCTGTCATCTATCTGATTATATTGTGGGGAGACCTAGCATTCCCCGATGGGATCAGGGCCATGCtatgctaggcattgtacaacCACATAGCAACAGATCTGAAGAGTGAATAATGTAAATAGAGAGGTAGAAAGTGGGTGGCATTAGCCTTGTGTTACGCACGAACTAAACCATCCTATTTTCAGAACAGCTCAGTCCTCAGCTTTTAAAACTCTGGCCATTTGTGCACAGGCCTCAGTGGAAGCCCTGAAAATCTGAGAGTAGAATTAGGTCCTGAGTTTAGATCTGCAGGCAACATTTGAAGTGAAAACCAGCTCGGGTTGTCAAATACATTTATAGCTCAGCTGGGACAATGAATGTATATCCATGGTTCCCCCGCATCTTGAATTCTGCATGCAGGTATGATCACTTCATCTTTAAAAAGATATCTtggtattggaaaaagttcagaaaagagcaacaaaacttATTAGAGGCATGGAACGGGTACCATATGAGTAGAGATTaacaaaactgggacttttccgcttggaaaagagatgatgggggggaggggaatatgatCGAGAttgataaaatcatgaccagtatGTAAAAAGTCAatgaagaagagttatttactcctgcCTATAAACACAAGAATTAAGtatcactcaatgaaattaataggtagcgggtgtaaaacaaataaaaggaagtattcacACAAcccacagtcaatctgtggaaatccttgccagaggatgttgtgaaggccaggtctttaacagggttcaaatacaccaatggctatttgccaagaTGGGTTGgtatgatgtccctagcctctgtttatcagaactTGGCAGTGGACTacagggatggatcacttcatggtcacctgttctgttcattccctctaaggtacctggtattgaccactgtcagattACAGGACGCAGGgctttagtctgatccagtatggctgttcttactaGACGATTTACCCAcggttgctcagatccttaacccaattaatttttgtttttcttcatttaaatcattgtgccagggatgaggggttcagtatgcaggctgccccagggagagaaggcTATCCCAAGACCTCTgtcattgcagcagcttgggaccaagtGAGAAGTACCTCTCCATGGTCTTTGCAGCTCCATCGCGCACAGCTGGGAAAGGGGTGCTTGTACCCCTGCTGAGGCAggccaggttcatctgccccctgcattccccagtgagagtgaggaatgcaggaaACTGCACTTCTGTCCTGCTCTCTgagaaaggggaacagccagcaatgtccctgtacgaATCTTAAGGATTCCTGAATTGAGGGAAGCTCATGGCTGTGACCATCCCAGAGAGGGGTcacgcccccagccagcctcttacCTGGTGGTTCTGTCTCTGTATggtttttatgagaagcaatcccattttcctggcacaaccaagccctgaccttggtttaagttagggtaagaggaaactataccgaatttggtggtcctcgctcttaccGTTTatggggagttcttgaacaaacagatggacagacaaactcaaatatatagtagatgtaagCACATCACCCTGCGACTGCAGCACCAAGCTCCCATTTCATTCAGCACCCTCAAACCCAAAAGGCTAGGAATGCAGCACCCAACTAAACTGGAATAAACCTGATAAAAGGAAACCTGCATTCCTATGGTGGACATATTGG is a window encoding:
- the LOC102452990 gene encoding G-protein coupled receptor 4-like, whose protein sequence is MNSTASSVSCPMAFNTTKYFLIPVYSVVLGAGLPLNCLAMWVLVSQIKKSIVLSVYMLNLVVADLLQILMLPFWIYYSYLDHNWVLGLKACLAVSWGFITNFYAKNGFLCLIAMERYIGLVHPLEFRRLNTICGATKVSAMAWGLVLSVCSVGIGLLLKNLEPERCNEGYPLGRSYAYFKMATMPLSFFLPCFFMGFFYLRVLHKLRQVPSLDQEEKQQIYGFISLIIISFFLLCVPYQVTSLYKYQRERLPYDQDSQLCLFETNLFFYHQVALCLTTLGNVLDPLLYILLLKDVRKEIGNHLYCKVLDRGQSQVD